One window of Chryseobacterium sp. JJR-5R genomic DNA carries:
- a CDS encoding thioredoxin family protein, with translation MKKFVSGLFLFSTLAVFAQEAIQFQELPFKELVAKAKKDNKIVFIDAYASWCGPCKMMERNVFTKKSVGDYYNSNFVSARFDMEKGEGREIAAKYGVRSYPTYLFLNGDGELVSQNSGYMEEGMFLTMAQDINSPNNKKGSLKERFAKGEKNPEFLINIMKLNSSSDFDFAKKASERYFENGKKTEEFTKDDVGLLLFFVKSTDDKNYKIFTERKAEIIKFLPEETYKEFDNQMKLAKVVEQSVDTQNKTINSEYFMKTAEPLVGKHDAEVKLNQTKLSYYEQNANFPEYEKAALAYYRNTEAFEPNELLKAAWIFSEHIKTQSSLKKAAEWAEKSVMRGETSENTYILAKIYSLTGKKDMAKTYAEMSRNLAAQNQKDASLAEKLLQEIQ, from the coding sequence ATGAAGAAGTTTGTCTCCGGATTATTTTTATTTTCTACCCTGGCGGTATTTGCCCAGGAAGCGATTCAGTTTCAGGAACTGCCATTTAAAGAACTTGTAGCCAAAGCAAAAAAAGATAACAAAATTGTGTTTATCGATGCCTATGCTTCATGGTGCGGACCCTGTAAAATGATGGAGCGGAATGTTTTTACGAAAAAATCCGTAGGAGACTATTACAACTCCAATTTTGTCAGTGCCCGGTTTGATATGGAAAAAGGCGAAGGGCGGGAAATTGCCGCAAAATACGGCGTACGTTCCTACCCTACCTATCTGTTTTTAAACGGAGACGGCGAGCTGGTTTCACAGAACTCCGGTTACATGGAAGAGGGCATGTTCCTTACCATGGCCCAGGACATTAATTCTCCCAACAATAAAAAAGGATCCTTAAAAGAACGTTTTGCGAAAGGTGAAAAGAACCCGGAATTCCTGATCAATATTATGAAGCTTAATTCTTCATCTGATTTTGATTTTGCCAAAAAGGCTTCGGAAAGGTATTTTGAAAACGGGAAAAAAACAGAGGAATTCACCAAAGACGATGTGGGACTTTTGTTGTTTTTCGTGAAATCAACTGACGATAAGAATTATAAGATTTTCACAGAAAGGAAGGCTGAAATCATTAAATTTTTACCGGAAGAAACCTATAAGGAATTTGACAACCAGATGAAGCTGGCCAAGGTTGTGGAACAGTCTGTTGATACACAGAATAAAACCATCAACAGCGAGTATTTCATGAAAACGGCAGAACCTCTGGTCGGAAAACATGATGCTGAGGTGAAACTCAATCAGACCAAGTTAAGTTACTATGAACAGAATGCCAATTTCCCGGAATATGAAAAAGCGGCACTTGCTTATTACAGGAATACGGAAGCCTTCGAACCTAATGAGCTGTTAAAAGCAGCCTGGATATTTTCGGAACATATAAAAACACAGTCTTCACTTAAGAAAGCCGCTGAATGGGCTGAAAAGTCCGTTATGCGGGGCGAGACATCGGAAAATACCTATATCCTGGCTAAAATTTACTCGCTGACCGGTAAAAAAGATATGGCAAAAACGTATGCCGAAATGTCCAGAAACCTGGCTGCCCAGAATCAGAAAGACGCCTCGTTAGCTGAGAAACTATTACAAGAAATACAATAA
- a CDS encoding DUF3575 domain-containing protein: protein MPKIKFITGFLTLFLLGTLNAQEQLQDSETGVYIKGNALLIPIGIINVALEHQLNKKFTVQGDVLVSPWKSFSGHELQYYSVSLEGRYYFNEAFKHWYVGANIAGSRFIAQKWNYWNNNIVTDEQTGMTYINSNLYQKGYSLIFGITGGYQFRLSDKLNMDIYAGIGSSQDFYKGYDRTTGQRYDSPKGYNKSGEILPYRGGVMISYKLK from the coding sequence ATGCCTAAAATCAAGTTTATTACAGGCTTCCTGACCTTATTTTTACTGGGAACCCTGAATGCTCAGGAACAGTTACAGGACAGTGAGACAGGAGTTTATATTAAAGGAAATGCACTGTTAATTCCCATCGGAATCATCAATGTAGCCTTGGAACATCAGTTAAATAAAAAATTTACCGTGCAGGGAGATGTTCTGGTCTCTCCCTGGAAATCTTTTTCAGGACATGAACTGCAGTATTATTCGGTTTCTTTGGAAGGCAGGTATTATTTTAATGAAGCTTTTAAGCATTGGTATGTCGGAGCCAATATTGCAGGATCCCGTTTCATCGCGCAAAAATGGAATTACTGGAATAACAATATTGTTACAGATGAACAGACGGGCATGACCTATATCAACTCAAACCTTTATCAGAAAGGATATTCCCTTATATTCGGTATTACGGGAGGGTATCAGTTCAGGCTTTCGGACAAATTGAATATGGACATCTATGCAGGCATAGGAAGCTCCCAGGATTTTTACAAAGGATACGACCGTACAACAGGACAGCGTTATGACTCTCCCAAAGGCTATAACAAAAGCGGAGAAATCCTTCCTTACCGGGGAGGTGTCATGATTTCCTATAAATTAAAATAA
- a CDS encoding DUF1343 domain-containing protein has translation MNLDFKIKNLLPICLIFLGVFNQYYSQVSSHPEFKTGADQPELYLPLLKGKTIGVVTNQTGLMKDRSHVVDFLVKNGIKIQSIFAPEHGFRGDADAGEKVKDGVDVKTGIPIVSLYANNKKPKPDQLKGIDIVVFDIQDVGVRFYTYISTLSYLMEAGAENKVEVLVLDRPNPHDGYTDGPVLRKKWSSFVGLHEVPVVYGLTIGEYGKMVNGEKWLKNGIQAKYTVIPMKNYHKKQRYGISGKPSPNLPNDQSINLYPSLCFFEGTQVSVGRGTDLPFQIYGSPWTTSLPYRFTPKPNPGAKDPFLNGQLCYGENLSAYRTDLRELNLEWVIKAYKAYKNPQADFFLKNLWFDTLSGTDELRKQIMAGKSVSEIKASWKPGLEMFEKTRKKYVMYEN, from the coding sequence ATGAATTTAGATTTCAAAATTAAAAATTTACTTCCTATTTGCCTAATTTTTTTGGGAGTATTCAATCAATATTATTCGCAGGTTAGCAGTCACCCGGAATTTAAAACCGGTGCAGACCAGCCTGAGTTGTATCTGCCGCTGTTAAAGGGGAAAACCATCGGCGTGGTGACCAATCAGACCGGCCTGATGAAGGACAGAAGCCATGTCGTTGACTTTTTAGTGAAGAACGGAATAAAAATCCAGTCTATTTTTGCTCCCGAGCACGGTTTCCGAGGTGATGCGGATGCCGGCGAAAAGGTAAAGGACGGGGTAGATGTAAAAACAGGAATCCCAATTGTTTCTTTATATGCAAACAACAAAAAACCAAAGCCTGACCAGTTAAAAGGGATTGATATTGTTGTCTTTGATATTCAGGATGTCGGGGTCAGGTTCTATACTTATATTTCAACGTTAAGCTATCTGATGGAAGCCGGAGCAGAAAATAAAGTCGAGGTTTTGGTGCTGGACCGCCCCAATCCGCATGACGGCTATACCGACGGCCCGGTTCTGAGAAAAAAATGGTCGAGTTTTGTAGGATTGCACGAAGTACCGGTTGTGTATGGCCTGACCATAGGAGAATACGGAAAAATGGTGAACGGAGAAAAATGGCTGAAAAACGGAATACAGGCAAAATATACCGTTATTCCGATGAAGAACTATCATAAAAAACAGCGTTACGGGATTTCAGGCAAACCTTCGCCCAACCTTCCGAATGACCAGTCAATTAATCTATACCCGAGTTTATGCTTTTTCGAGGGCACTCAGGTTTCAGTAGGGAGGGGCACGGATCTGCCTTTCCAGATTTACGGCTCACCCTGGACCACAAGCCTGCCTTACCGGTTTACGCCAAAGCCCAATCCCGGAGCCAAAGACCCTTTTTTAAACGGCCAATTGTGCTATGGTGAAAATCTTTCGGCCTACAGAACTGATTTACGAGAGCTCAATTTAGAATGGGTAATCAAAGCCTATAAAGCCTATAAAAACCCGCAGGCGGATTTCTTCCTGAAAAATTTATGGTTTGATACCTTATCCGGGACCGATGAGCTGAGAAAACAGATCATGGCAGGGAAATCAGTTTCTGAGATTAAGGCCTCATGGAAGCCGGGGCTGGAAATGTTTGAGAAAACCAGGAAAAAATATGTGATGTACGAAAACTGA
- a CDS encoding helix-turn-helix transcriptional regulator, which produces MSEHVNDFFFSKNTVENISAEEKDQLNNYLQVTEAFARVSYMSVYIIDYQNRNFEYVSDNPLFLCGHSADEVRKMGYNFYFKYVRKDDLDLLLKINQAGFDFYEKIPVSDRKLYTISYDFHLLNKEKAILINHKLTPIFLTEAGKIWKAMCLVSLSTHADSGNITVFKQGTNEFWSYDVKQDIWRNEEKAKLNERELDILRYHAQGYTINEIAEKIFISPDTIKFHRRKLFEKMQVNNISEALSYVTNNKLL; this is translated from the coding sequence ATGAGTGAACATGTGAATGATTTCTTTTTCTCGAAAAATACTGTTGAAAATATTTCCGCTGAGGAAAAAGATCAGCTGAACAATTATTTACAGGTAACGGAAGCTTTTGCCAGGGTAAGCTATATGAGCGTTTATATTATTGATTACCAAAACAGGAATTTTGAGTACGTTTCAGATAATCCCCTGTTTTTATGCGGACATTCTGCGGATGAGGTGAGGAAGATGGGATACAACTTTTATTTTAAATATGTCAGAAAAGATGATCTTGACCTCCTGCTTAAAATAAATCAGGCAGGTTTTGATTTTTATGAGAAAATTCCTGTTTCAGACAGAAAGCTATACACCATTTCTTATGATTTTCACCTTTTAAATAAGGAAAAAGCCATTTTAATCAACCATAAACTGACCCCGATTTTCCTTACCGAAGCCGGAAAAATCTGGAAAGCCATGTGTCTTGTATCTCTTTCCACCCATGCCGATTCCGGAAATATCACGGTTTTCAAACAGGGCACCAATGAGTTCTGGAGCTATGACGTCAAACAGGATATCTGGAGAAATGAGGAAAAGGCAAAACTTAACGAACGTGAGCTTGATATTCTGAGATATCACGCGCAGGGCTATACCATTAATGAAATTGCAGAAAAGATTTTTATTTCTCCCGATACCATAAAATTCCACAGAAGGAAACTGTTTGAAAAAATGCAGGTAAATAATATTTCCGAGGCTTTATCTTATGTAACCAATAATAAGCTTTTATAA
- a CDS encoding PLP-dependent cysteine synthase family protein, translating into MKYAENILETIGNTPLVKLNKVLGEDFPALVLAKVETFNPGNSVKDRMAVKMIEDAEKDGRLKPGGTIIEGTSGNTGMGLALAAIIKGYKCIFVTNSKQSKEKCDILRAVGAEVIVCPTDVKPTDPRSYYSVSKRLAKETENGWYVNQYDNLSNRAAHYESTAPEIWEQTDGKLTHFVVGAGTGGTITGCGTFFKERNPDIKVIGVDTYGSILKEYHETGELHYDHAYTYVTEGIGEDIIPENYDMAVIDHFEKVTDKDGAIYARKLAKEEGIFCGYSAGSAIASLIQMKDQFTENDVIVVLLHDHGSRYVGKIYNDDWMKEMGWLD; encoded by the coding sequence ATGAAATACGCAGAAAATATTCTTGAAACGATCGGAAATACGCCACTGGTAAAACTTAACAAAGTTTTAGGCGAGGATTTTCCGGCTTTGGTCCTGGCCAAGGTAGAAACGTTCAATCCGGGCAATTCTGTAAAAGACAGGATGGCTGTGAAAATGATTGAGGATGCTGAAAAGGACGGAAGGTTAAAACCGGGAGGAACCATCATTGAAGGAACTTCCGGGAATACAGGAATGGGCCTCGCGCTTGCCGCGATCATCAAAGGGTACAAATGTATTTTTGTAACCAATTCCAAACAGTCAAAAGAAAAATGTGATATCCTTCGTGCCGTAGGTGCAGAAGTCATTGTATGCCCTACCGATGTAAAACCTACCGACCCGCGTTCTTATTATTCAGTTTCCAAAAGACTGGCAAAAGAAACGGAAAACGGATGGTATGTCAACCAATATGACAATTTGTCCAACAGAGCAGCTCATTACGAATCAACAGCGCCTGAAATCTGGGAACAGACAGACGGAAAACTGACCCATTTCGTTGTGGGAGCCGGAACGGGAGGTACCATCACGGGCTGCGGGACATTCTTCAAGGAGAGAAATCCGGACATTAAAGTAATCGGTGTAGATACATACGGCTCTATTTTAAAAGAATACCACGAAACCGGCGAGCTTCACTACGACCATGCTTACACTTATGTTACGGAAGGAATCGGTGAAGATATTATTCCTGAAAATTACGATATGGCTGTCATTGACCATTTTGAAAAAGTTACGGATAAAGACGGAGCCATTTATGCGAGAAAATTAGCCAAAGAAGAAGGAATCTTCTGCGGTTATTCTGCAGGAAGCGCCATTGCCTCTTTAATCCAGATGAAAGATCAGTTTACGGAAAATGACGTAATTGTAGTCCTACTTCACGATCACGGCTCAAGATACGTAGGGAAAATCTACAATGACGATTGGATGAAAGAAATGGGCTGGCTGGATTAA
- a CDS encoding peptidase domain-containing ABC transporter, protein MKFIPQHDKMDCGPSCLAMITSYYGKAYGLQYLRDHCFISREGVSILSMNDAATKIGFKTLATQLSIENLKGDLLPCILHWNQNHFVVLTKISKTYFNKEKIYTIADPAHGIIRLTETEFRKAWLKNNDKGVVLLLEPTDIFFDNENIPDEKVSLRYIYNYLIPHKKQFLWLSFILLLGTLTTLAFPILTQKLIDDGVIKKNLSIITYILLAQLAFFFGNIILGIFRNWIMLNIGSRLNIKIISDFLKKLMSLPISFFDTKFMGDFNQRIQDHERIELFLTSQSLATLFSTITFSVFFVVLWTYDFKILSVYFILTVISVIWSLYWLKKIKILDYFRFQEKSANQESIYEIINGISEMKLNQFEDYKRNEWEGIQQKLFKVNIRILKLDQVQLSGFEFINQLKNIIVTFLAASFVVKGSMTLGALLSVSYIIGQMNSPVNQLVNFFKSLQEAKLSLSRLQEVQNHLQEEQEGDLLLMNEKYTTQNGIERGIYFKNVSFQYEGPQSPYVLKDIDLFIPEGKVTAIVGASGSGKTTLLKLLLKFYTPTEGDIYFNHANLKEISPKDLRKNCGVVMQDGYIFSDSIERNIATGEEIPDDDVLRESLRIANIQSFVDELPLGLNTKIGASGNGISGGQKQRILIARAVYKDPHFILFDEATSALDAENEKVIHDNLQEFFKGKTVIIIAHRLSTVKNADQIIVLKHGRITEQGNHQSLVEKKSDYFNLVKNQLELGA, encoded by the coding sequence ATGAAATTTATTCCTCAACATGATAAGATGGACTGCGGCCCTTCATGTTTGGCCATGATAACATCATATTATGGAAAAGCATATGGCTTACAGTACCTGCGTGACCATTGTTTTATCTCAAGAGAAGGCGTATCCATACTCAGTATGAATGATGCAGCTACCAAAATTGGGTTTAAAACACTGGCAACGCAGCTTTCTATTGAGAATTTAAAAGGTGACTTATTACCGTGTATTTTACACTGGAATCAAAACCATTTTGTTGTTTTAACCAAAATTTCAAAAACTTATTTTAATAAAGAAAAAATATATACTATTGCTGATCCTGCTCATGGGATTATAAGATTAACAGAAACAGAATTTAGAAAGGCATGGCTAAAAAACAATGATAAAGGTGTTGTTCTCTTATTGGAGCCTACAGACATTTTTTTTGATAATGAAAACATTCCTGATGAAAAAGTATCCTTACGGTATATCTACAATTACCTTATTCCACATAAAAAGCAATTCCTGTGGCTTTCTTTCATTCTGCTACTCGGAACGCTTACCACTTTAGCATTTCCTATTCTGACGCAAAAATTAATTGATGACGGGGTAATCAAGAAAAACTTAAGTATTATTACTTATATACTTCTTGCCCAACTTGCATTTTTCTTCGGAAATATTATATTAGGTATATTTCGTAATTGGATTATGCTTAATATAGGAAGCAGGCTTAATATAAAAATCATTTCAGATTTTCTTAAAAAGCTTATGAGTTTGCCTATATCATTCTTTGATACGAAATTCATGGGAGATTTTAATCAAAGGATACAGGATCATGAAAGAATAGAGCTTTTCCTAACTTCTCAAAGTCTGGCCACCCTTTTTTCAACAATTACCTTCTCAGTATTTTTTGTAGTGCTTTGGACTTATGATTTTAAAATTCTGTCAGTTTATTTCATACTTACCGTAATATCAGTCATCTGGTCACTATATTGGCTGAAAAAAATAAAAATTTTAGATTATTTCCGTTTTCAGGAAAAAAGTGCCAATCAGGAATCTATTTATGAAATTATAAATGGAATTTCAGAAATGAAACTCAATCAATTTGAAGATTATAAACGCAATGAATGGGAAGGAATTCAACAAAAATTATTCAAAGTCAATATCAGAATTTTAAAGTTGGATCAGGTTCAGCTTTCTGGCTTCGAATTCATTAATCAGCTAAAAAATATCATTGTTACATTTCTTGCGGCTTCTTTTGTGGTAAAAGGATCTATGACTTTAGGAGCTTTATTAAGCGTATCTTACATTATCGGACAAATGAACTCTCCTGTAAATCAGTTAGTCAATTTTTTTAAATCATTACAGGAAGCTAAATTAAGCTTATCACGTCTACAGGAAGTTCAAAATCATTTGCAGGAAGAGCAGGAAGGTGATCTTTTATTGATGAACGAAAAATATACGACTCAAAACGGCATTGAAAGAGGTATATATTTTAAAAATGTTTCATTTCAATACGAAGGCCCGCAGTCTCCGTATGTACTAAAGGATATTGATCTTTTTATTCCTGAAGGCAAAGTTACTGCCATTGTCGGTGCCAGTGGCAGCGGTAAAACTACACTATTGAAATTATTACTGAAGTTTTATACCCCGACAGAAGGAGACATTTATTTTAATCATGCAAATTTAAAAGAAATCTCTCCAAAGGATTTACGAAAAAACTGCGGTGTTGTAATGCAGGACGGATATATTTTTTCAGATTCCATTGAGAGAAATATTGCAACCGGTGAAGAAATACCTGATGATGATGTACTTAGAGAATCTTTACGCATTGCTAATATACAATCATTTGTCGATGAACTCCCTTTAGGATTAAATACCAAAATCGGAGCTTCCGGAAATGGGATATCCGGCGGGCAGAAACAGAGAATACTGATTGCAAGAGCGGTTTATAAAGACCCTCATTTTATTCTGTTTGATGAAGCAACTTCTGCCTTGGATGCAGAAAACGAAAAAGTAATCCATGATAATTTACAGGAATTTTTTAAAGGAAAAACCGTTATTATCATTGCCCATCGCCTTTCAACGGTAAAAAATGCCGACCAGATCATTGTTTTAAAACACGGGAGAATTACAGAACAGGGAAACCATCAGTCATTAGTCGAAAAAAAATCTGATTATTTCAATCTGGTTAAAAATCAGCTGGAACTCGGAGCATAA
- a CDS encoding ThiF family adenylyltransferase: MEGLYQRNRIYLTNEEQNFIKTYPLLIAGCGIGSNIAECALRFGFENLTLIDGDTVEQSNLNRQNYTLNDLSFFKSERLFKRLKEINPDADIKFHTGYIDHNNISALIKDHKIAVNALDFASDIPLYFDQLCQEKDISVLHPYNLGWAASVAVITPDSENLQSVSGNFNELEMVKFIIGDLKSKDKNYNWLESILDTYISEEEKLSPPQLSVASWILGGICTQLLYLIATQREIRKFPDYYIKSVLL; encoded by the coding sequence ATGGAAGGATTGTATCAGAGAAACAGGATTTACTTAACAAATGAAGAACAAAACTTTATTAAAACATACCCTTTATTAATTGCGGGCTGTGGAATCGGAAGCAATATTGCTGAATGCGCACTGAGGTTCGGTTTTGAAAATTTAACGCTTATTGACGGCGATACGGTAGAACAATCAAATCTCAACAGACAAAATTATACTTTAAATGATCTTTCGTTTTTTAAGTCTGAAAGATTATTTAAAAGACTGAAAGAAATCAATCCGGATGCAGATATAAAATTTCACACAGGATATATTGATCACAATAATATCAGTGCTTTAATAAAAGATCATAAAATTGCTGTTAACGCTTTGGATTTCGCTTCTGATATTCCTCTGTATTTTGATCAGCTTTGCCAGGAAAAAGATATCAGTGTCCTGCACCCGTATAACCTCGGCTGGGCTGCATCAGTGGCTGTCATCACCCCTGATTCTGAAAATTTGCAGTCAGTCAGCGGTAATTTCAATGAACTGGAAATGGTAAAGTTCATCATTGGGGATTTAAAGTCTAAAGACAAAAATTATAATTGGCTGGAAAGCATACTTGACACTTACATCAGTGAAGAGGAAAAACTTTCGCCTCCCCAGCTTTCCGTAGCCTCCTGGATTTTAGGTGGAATCTGTACGCAGCTGCTGTACCTGATTGCCACACAGCGGGAGATCAGAAAATTTCCAGACTATTATATCAAGTCTGTCCTTTTATAA
- a CDS encoding ABC transporter permease, translated as MKFPLYFSRKIAFSKDNKNNLSRVIIFIGRLSVALGIIVSLITVSTGFGSKKAIKERLADFSGHITVKSTRSNSSYNTSVLDNQGLDIKKIREMPDVESVQTYATVTGIMRNEHNFAGIIFKGVGKDFDSLRFKKFLVSGHTPQITGTGYNNGVTISQKTANDLHLKLKDSIVTVFSKTDQQPVYRKFEVVGIYKTDIKMIDDQFVIGDISHVRKIQDMKPDEVGGIDIFFKNINDVDRDFPEVEKLIGYKNYAEKATEKFPQITDWISIFDTNIALIIIIMLIVVVINIIMVLLILIIERTNSIGLLKTLGASNGQIRTTFINYTLIIMIPGLLCGNLIGLSLILIQKFFGIIKLNPENYYVSTVPVDLNPIAIISISAGILLVSGLALIIPSYLISKISPVKAIKYN; from the coding sequence TTGAAATTTCCTTTATATTTCTCCAGAAAAATAGCGTTTTCCAAAGATAACAAAAATAACCTCTCGCGGGTGATCATCTTCATCGGAAGGCTTTCTGTTGCATTGGGAATTATCGTTTCGCTGATTACCGTCTCCACCGGATTCGGTTCTAAAAAAGCAATCAAGGAGAGACTGGCAGATTTCAGTGGGCATATTACTGTAAAATCCACAAGGTCAAACTCTTCCTACAACACTTCTGTACTTGACAATCAGGGGCTTGACATAAAAAAGATTCGGGAAATGCCGGATGTGGAATCTGTGCAGACGTATGCAACGGTAACCGGAATTATGCGGAATGAACATAATTTTGCAGGCATCATTTTTAAAGGGGTCGGAAAAGATTTTGACAGCCTGAGATTTAAAAAATTCTTAGTGTCCGGGCACACGCCACAAATTACCGGAACCGGCTACAACAACGGAGTAACCATTTCCCAAAAGACGGCCAATGACCTGCACCTGAAACTGAAGGACAGCATTGTCACCGTATTTTCAAAAACAGACCAGCAGCCGGTCTACAGGAAATTTGAAGTGGTCGGCATCTATAAAACCGATATTAAAATGATCGATGACCAGTTTGTCATCGGCGATATCAGCCACGTACGGAAAATTCAGGACATGAAGCCTGATGAAGTAGGCGGCATTGATATTTTTTTTAAAAACATCAATGACGTCGACCGTGATTTTCCGGAAGTTGAAAAACTGATCGGCTATAAAAACTATGCGGAAAAAGCAACTGAAAAATTCCCTCAGATTACCGACTGGATCAGTATTTTTGACACCAATATCGCGCTGATTATCATTATCATGCTGATTGTTGTGGTCATCAATATCATCATGGTACTCCTGATTCTTATTATTGAAAGGACAAATTCCATCGGCCTGCTGAAAACATTAGGAGCCAGCAATGGCCAGATCAGGACAACATTCATCAATTATACGCTGATTATCATGATTCCAGGGCTTTTATGCGGAAACCTGATCGGATTAAGTTTAATCCTGATCCAGAAGTTCTTCGGCATTATCAAGCTGAATCCTGAAAACTATTATGTGAGCACCGTGCCGGTAGATTTAAATCCCATTGCCATTATTTCCATTTCGGCAGGAATCCTTCTGGTTTCCGGGCTTGCCCTTATTATCCCGAGTTACCTGATCAGCAAAATTTCTCCTGTAAAGGCAATCAAATACAATTAA